From Marinobacter sp. F4206, the proteins below share one genomic window:
- the rsxC gene encoding electron transport complex subunit RsxC: protein MTQLWDFAGGIHPAENKHQSTARPIRTAGIPDRLVLPLQQHIGEPATAIVSVGDRVLKGQRIADVTNGMGVPVHAPTSGTIESIVELPVPHPSGMNDWCITLRPDGEDQWAELKPVPDYRSLDRNQVLERIRSGGISGMGGAGFPTNIKLRPPRDRKVDTLILNGAECEPYITADDMTMREQADEIVAGLKVMAWILRPERCVIGIEDNKPEAIEAMRAAAEGTQIELAVIPTKYPSGGEKQLIQILTGMEVPSGGIPADIGVMCQNIGTAVAVSRLILEGRPLISRTVTITGEAVREPGNFDALIGTPVQYLLDQAGLQTEKVNRLVMGGPMMGYTLTTTAVPVIKTSNCVIAATANELPSPPPEQPCIRCGECAEVCPMELLPQQLFWYSKATEFEKAEHLNLFDCIECGACSYVCPSSIPLVQYYRYAKGEIRVQRAEQLKADRARERFEARQARLEREQQEKEQRRKERAKAAAEAQAKKKAEAEKAAAEGDATDERSAKAALVEQALARKKAKTAAAKPEAPSAEPVQDKPDLEALEKQLTQAQSKLETMQGMLEDAKTQLADNVDKLERAVAKNHDRVQRAEDTLAAARKQLASQPESQSTD from the coding sequence ATGACTCAGTTGTGGGATTTCGCCGGCGGTATTCACCCGGCCGAGAACAAGCATCAGTCCACCGCCCGCCCTATTCGCACCGCCGGCATTCCAGACCGCCTGGTATTGCCCCTGCAGCAGCACATCGGCGAACCGGCGACCGCAATTGTCAGCGTTGGCGACCGGGTCCTGAAGGGCCAAAGAATCGCGGATGTGACCAACGGCATGGGTGTACCGGTGCATGCGCCGACTTCCGGAACCATCGAAAGCATCGTCGAATTGCCGGTGCCCCACCCCTCTGGCATGAATGACTGGTGCATCACCCTGCGCCCCGATGGCGAAGACCAATGGGCCGAACTCAAACCCGTCCCGGACTACCGGAGCCTGGATCGGAATCAGGTGCTGGAACGCATCCGGAGCGGCGGCATCTCCGGTATGGGCGGTGCGGGCTTTCCCACCAATATCAAGCTACGTCCACCGAGAGACCGGAAGGTTGATACCCTGATCCTCAATGGCGCCGAGTGCGAGCCTTACATTACCGCCGATGACATGACCATGCGGGAACAGGCCGACGAGATCGTCGCGGGCCTGAAGGTAATGGCCTGGATCCTCCGCCCGGAACGATGCGTCATTGGCATCGAGGACAACAAGCCGGAAGCCATCGAGGCCATGCGCGCGGCAGCGGAAGGCACGCAGATTGAACTCGCCGTCATTCCGACCAAATATCCCTCCGGCGGGGAAAAACAGCTGATTCAGATCCTGACCGGCATGGAAGTACCCAGTGGCGGCATTCCCGCCGATATCGGAGTGATGTGCCAGAATATCGGCACCGCCGTTGCCGTCTCCCGTTTAATTCTTGAAGGCAGGCCCCTGATCTCCAGAACCGTGACCATCACGGGCGAGGCGGTCCGGGAGCCGGGCAACTTCGACGCCTTGATCGGCACGCCAGTGCAATACCTCCTGGACCAGGCAGGCCTGCAGACAGAAAAGGTCAATCGCCTGGTGATGGGGGGGCCCATGATGGGCTACACCCTCACCACCACAGCGGTGCCGGTGATCAAGACCAGCAACTGCGTCATTGCCGCTACCGCCAACGAGTTGCCGTCACCGCCGCCGGAACAGCCGTGCATCCGGTGTGGCGAGTGTGCCGAGGTCTGCCCGATGGAGCTCCTTCCGCAGCAGCTGTTCTGGTATTCCAAGGCCACAGAGTTTGAAAAAGCCGAACACCTGAACCTGTTTGATTGCATTGAGTGCGGCGCCTGCTCCTATGTTTGCCCGAGCTCCATTCCCCTGGTGCAGTACTACCGCTACGCCAAGGGTGAGATTCGCGTCCAGCGGGCCGAACAGCTGAAAGCCGACCGGGCCCGTGAACGCTTTGAAGCCCGACAGGCGCGTCTGGAGCGAGAACAGCAGGAGAAGGAACAACGCCGGAAGGAGCGTGCCAAAGCTGCGGCCGAAGCCCAGGCCAAAAAGAAGGCAGAAGCCGAAAAGGCCGCCGCCGAGGGTGACGCTACAGATGAGCGTTCGGCCAAGGCCGCACTGGTAGAACAGGCGCTGGCACGTAAGAAAGCCAAGACCGCGGCCGCAAAGCCGGAAGCACCGTCTGCCGAGCCCGTTCAGGACAAGCCCGATCTTGAGGCGCTCGAAAAGCAGTTGACCCAGGCCCAATCCAAACTTGAAACCATGCAGGGTATGCTGGAAGACGCCAAAACCCAGCTAGCCGACAATGTGGACAAACTGGAACGGGCGGTCGCCAAGAATCACGACCGGGTACAGCGCGCGGAAGACACCCTGGCCGCTGCCCGCAAACAGCTGGCGTCCCAGCCCGAATCCCAGTCAACCGATTAA
- the rsxB gene encoding electron transport complex subunit RsxB codes for MWTGIIIAVLVLLALAVVFGGLLGFASERFRVEGNPLVDQIDSLLPQTQCGQCGFPGCRPYAESIADGDAINKCPPGGEATIKALADLLDVEPQPLDAEHGVEQAKRVAIIREDECIGCTKCIQACPVDAILGAAKHMHTVIESECTGCDLCVEPCPVDCIDMVTVEPDIRTWTWTPPASGVIATDRQGASA; via the coding sequence ATGTGGACAGGCATTATCATCGCCGTTCTGGTTTTACTTGCCCTGGCCGTGGTGTTCGGCGGCTTGCTGGGCTTTGCCTCGGAGCGTTTCCGGGTTGAGGGCAATCCGCTGGTGGACCAGATAGATTCGCTCCTGCCGCAGACCCAGTGTGGTCAGTGCGGGTTTCCGGGGTGCCGTCCCTACGCCGAATCCATCGCCGACGGCGATGCCATCAACAAGTGCCCTCCGGGCGGCGAAGCCACCATCAAGGCCCTGGCCGATTTACTCGACGTGGAGCCCCAACCGCTGGACGCTGAACACGGTGTCGAGCAGGCCAAACGAGTGGCGATTATCCGCGAAGACGAATGCATCGGTTGCACCAAATGCATCCAGGCCTGCCCAGTGGATGCCATCCTGGGCGCCGCCAAGCACATGCACACGGTGATCGAAAGCGAGTGCACCGGCTGCGATCTTTGCGTTGAACCATGCCCTGTGGACTGTATTGACATGGTCACTGTCGAGCCTGATATCCGAACCTGGACCTGGACACCACCGGCGTCTGGCGTCATTGCTACCGATCGCCAGGGAGCCAGCGCCTGA
- the rsxA gene encoding electron transport complex subunit RsxA: MTEYLLILVSTILVNNFVLVQFLGLCPFMGVSGKLETAMGMSLATTFVLTLSSVCSYLAYTYLLAPLDLAFLKTITFILVIAVVVQFTEMVVRKTSPLLYRVLGIFLPLITTNCAVLGVALLNLNKNNNFVESVLYGFGAAAGFSLVLVLFAAMRERIAVADVPVAFRGAAIGMVTAGLMSLAFLGFTGLVSV; this comes from the coding sequence ATGACAGAGTATTTGCTGATATTGGTCAGCACCATCCTGGTGAACAACTTCGTGCTGGTGCAGTTCCTGGGGCTGTGTCCCTTCATGGGGGTCTCCGGCAAACTGGAGACTGCCATGGGCATGTCTCTGGCCACCACGTTCGTACTGACTCTGTCATCGGTGTGCAGTTACCTTGCTTATACCTATCTGCTGGCGCCGCTGGATCTGGCGTTTCTGAAGACCATCACTTTCATCCTGGTGATTGCTGTCGTGGTGCAATTCACCGAAATGGTGGTCCGCAAGACCAGCCCCCTGCTCTACCGGGTGCTTGGCATCTTTCTGCCGCTGATCACGACGAACTGCGCCGTGCTCGGCGTTGCGCTGCTTAATCTGAACAAGAACAACAACTTCGTTGAGTCCGTACTCTACGGTTTCGGTGCCGCCGCCGGCTTCTCGCTGGTTCTCGTGCTGTTTGCCGCCATGCGTGAACGCATCGCGGTGGCTGACGTGCCGGTTGCCTTCCGGGGTGCCGCTATTGGTATGGTAACCGCAGGGTTGATGTCGCTGGCGTTTCTGGGCTTCACCGGCCTGGTCAGCGTTTAA
- the metG gene encoding methionine--tRNA ligase has product MTQASSKQQRDILVTSALPYANGPIHLGHLLEYIQTDIWVRYQNMRGQNCYYVCADDAHGTAIMLRAEREGITSEQLIDRIRDEHQQDFAGFHIRFDNYYTTHSEENRQFSEYIYRQLQENGHIATRKITQSFDPEKNMFLADRFIKGTCPKCKTEDQYGDNCEACGATYTPAELINPRSAVSGATPIEKESEHYFFKLPDFHDFLANWTRSGTLQPQVANKLAEWLDAGLQEWDISRDAPYFGFEIPDAPGKYFYVWLDAPIGYLASFKNLCNREDIDFEHFWKADSTAEVYHFIGKDIINFHALFWPSMLHDSGFRTPTAVWAHGFVTVNGKKMSKSRGTFIMARTYLDHLNPEYLRYYFAAKLTGGVDDMDLNLEDFAARVNSDLVGKVVNIASRSAGFITKRFDGQLGKVTEHDKLREFIDAGKDIEEFYESREFGRAMRRIMELADIANQYVNDEQPWVIAKQEGQDDNLQAICTNAINMFHLLMTYLAPVLPETARASEAFLNATLDWNGREQRLENHGINKFKPLMNRVDMAQIEKMLDASREELPAATGKPAPAANLEPVAEEIEFGDFAKVDLRVAKIVKAEHVEGADKLLRLTLDIGHGERNVFAGIKSAYKPEDLEGRLTVMVANLKPRKMKFGLSEGMVLAAGPGGKEIFILSPDSGATPGMRIM; this is encoded by the coding sequence ATGACGCAAGCGAGTTCAAAGCAACAGCGCGATATTCTGGTCACCAGCGCCCTTCCCTACGCCAATGGCCCCATTCATCTGGGCCACCTGCTGGAATACATTCAGACCGACATCTGGGTGCGCTACCAGAACATGCGTGGCCAGAACTGCTACTACGTTTGCGCCGATGATGCCCACGGAACTGCCATTATGCTGCGGGCCGAGCGCGAAGGCATCACCTCCGAGCAGCTGATTGATCGAATTCGCGACGAGCACCAGCAGGATTTCGCCGGGTTCCACATCCGTTTCGACAACTATTACACGACTCACTCGGAGGAGAACCGCCAGTTCTCCGAGTACATCTACCGCCAGTTGCAGGAAAACGGGCACATTGCCACGCGCAAGATCACCCAGTCCTTCGATCCGGAAAAGAACATGTTCCTGGCGGACCGCTTCATCAAGGGCACTTGTCCGAAGTGCAAGACCGAGGACCAGTACGGCGATAACTGCGAGGCCTGTGGCGCGACGTACACCCCCGCGGAGCTGATCAACCCGCGCTCTGCGGTTTCCGGCGCCACCCCGATCGAGAAAGAGTCCGAGCATTATTTCTTCAAACTGCCCGACTTTCACGATTTCCTGGCCAACTGGACCCGCAGCGGCACGCTTCAGCCGCAGGTTGCCAATAAGCTGGCCGAATGGCTGGATGCCGGCCTACAGGAGTGGGACATCAGCCGCGATGCACCCTACTTCGGCTTCGAGATTCCCGATGCGCCGGGCAAGTATTTCTATGTCTGGCTGGACGCCCCGATCGGCTACCTGGCCAGCTTCAAAAACCTCTGTAACCGCGAAGACATCGACTTCGAGCATTTCTGGAAGGCCGATTCCACCGCCGAGGTGTACCACTTCATCGGCAAGGATATTATCAACTTCCATGCCCTGTTCTGGCCGTCCATGCTCCACGACTCCGGATTCCGGACGCCGACCGCGGTTTGGGCCCACGGGTTTGTGACCGTGAATGGCAAGAAGATGTCCAAATCCCGCGGCACCTTCATCATGGCCCGCACATACCTGGATCATCTGAACCCGGAGTACCTGCGTTATTACTTTGCCGCCAAGCTTACCGGTGGCGTTGACGACATGGACCTGAACCTCGAAGACTTCGCCGCCCGGGTGAACTCGGATCTGGTGGGCAAGGTGGTCAACATTGCCAGCCGCAGCGCCGGATTTATTACCAAGCGTTTTGACGGTCAGTTGGGCAAGGTTACCGAGCATGACAAGCTCCGGGAGTTCATTGATGCTGGCAAGGACATCGAAGAATTCTACGAGTCCCGGGAATTCGGCCGCGCCATGCGCCGGATCATGGAGTTGGCCGACATTGCCAACCAGTACGTAAACGACGAGCAGCCGTGGGTAATCGCAAAGCAAGAAGGCCAGGATGATAACCTCCAGGCCATCTGCACCAACGCCATCAACATGTTCCACTTGCTGATGACCTACCTGGCGCCGGTTCTGCCGGAAACCGCCAGGGCCTCCGAAGCCTTCCTGAACGCTACACTGGACTGGAATGGCCGCGAGCAGCGTCTGGAGAATCACGGCATCAACAAGTTCAAGCCGCTGATGAACCGGGTGGATATGGCCCAGATTGAAAAAATGCTCGACGCTTCCAGGGAAGAGCTGCCTGCCGCGACGGGCAAGCCCGCTCCCGCTGCCAATCTGGAGCCGGTCGCCGAAGAGATAGAATTTGGCGATTTCGCGAAGGTGGACCTCCGTGTCGCAAAGATTGTCAAAGCGGAACACGTGGAAGGGGCGGACAAACTCCTGCGCCTGACCCTGGATATCGGGCACGGAGAGCGCAACGTGTTCGCCGGCATCAAATCCGCCTACAAACCCGAAGACCTGGAAGGCCGACTGACGGTTATGGTTGCCAACCTGAAGCCCCGGAAGATGAAATTCGGCCTGTCTGAGGGCATGGTTCTGGCCGCAGGGCCGGGCGGTAAGGAGATCTTCATTCTCTCCCCTGATTCCGGTGCCACACCCGGCATGCGGATCATGTAA
- the apbC gene encoding iron-sulfur cluster carrier protein ApbC has translation MTQISEQALQAAIREYRDPYLEKDLYELDAVKTLNADDAGNVTLMVELPYPSKGIAGALKQLVSVALENVDGVEHAEVHVGQKIHSYKVQKDLPSVPGVKNIIAVASGKGGVGKSTTAVNLALALQAEGARVGILDADIYGPSIGMMLGVPEGKRPDTRENKYFVPMDAHGLQANSMAFVVTDKTPMVWRGPMVSGAVMQLLQQTLWNELDYLIVDMPPGTGDIQLTLAQKVPVTGAVIVTTPQDIALLDGKKGIEMFRKVDIPVLGVVENMSVHICSNCGHEEPLFGHGGGERIAEEYDTTLLGQLPLHMTIREQTDGGQPSVVAEPDSEVARRYRDIARRVGAELSTRERNLSGSISSVSVTEH, from the coding sequence ATGACACAGATTTCAGAGCAGGCCCTGCAGGCGGCGATTCGCGAGTACCGCGATCCGTACCTGGAAAAGGACCTTTACGAGCTGGATGCCGTCAAGACACTGAACGCCGATGACGCGGGCAACGTGACCCTGATGGTCGAGTTGCCATACCCGTCCAAAGGCATTGCCGGCGCCCTGAAACAGCTGGTTTCCGTGGCGCTGGAGAATGTGGACGGGGTCGAGCATGCCGAGGTGCATGTCGGGCAGAAAATCCACTCCTACAAGGTCCAGAAAGACCTGCCGTCCGTCCCAGGCGTCAAGAACATCATTGCCGTGGCCTCCGGCAAGGGTGGTGTGGGCAAATCCACCACCGCCGTTAACCTGGCCCTGGCGCTTCAGGCCGAGGGCGCGCGCGTTGGCATTCTGGACGCTGATATCTATGGCCCAAGCATCGGGATGATGCTGGGCGTGCCCGAGGGCAAGCGACCGGATACCCGCGAGAACAAGTATTTTGTGCCCATGGACGCCCATGGCCTCCAGGCCAACTCCATGGCCTTTGTGGTCACCGACAAGACCCCCATGGTCTGGCGCGGCCCAATGGTCAGTGGCGCGGTCATGCAGTTACTCCAGCAGACCCTCTGGAATGAACTCGACTACCTGATCGTGGACATGCCGCCGGGCACCGGCGATATCCAGCTCACCCTGGCCCAGAAGGTTCCGGTCACCGGTGCGGTGATCGTCACCACGCCTCAGGACATCGCGCTGCTGGATGGCAAGAAAGGCATCGAAATGTTCCGCAAGGTGGATATTCCGGTACTGGGCGTGGTCGAGAACATGAGCGTCCACATCTGCAGCAACTGCGGCCACGAGGAGCCGTTGTTCGGTCACGGCGGCGGCGAACGCATCGCCGAGGAGTACGACACCACCTTGTTGGGACAGCTGCCGCTGCACATGACCATCCGGGAACAGACCGACGGCGGCCAGCCTTCCGTTGTGGCCGAGCCGGATTCGGAGGTGGCGCGCCGTTACCGGGATATTGCCCGCCGGGTCGGCGCTGAGCTGTCTACCCGCGAGCGTAACCTGAGTGGTTCCATCTCCAGTGTGTCGGTGACCGAGCACTAG
- the dcd gene encoding dCTP deaminase, with protein sequence MSIKSDKWIRRMSEQHGMIEPFESGQVRESEKGRVISYGTSSYGYDVRCSNEFKIFTNVHSATVDPKNFDDNSFVNYTGDVCIIPPNSFALARTVEYFRIPRSVLTICLGKSTYARCGIIVNVTPLEPEWEGQVTLEFSNTTNLPAKIYANEGVAQMLFFESDEICETSYKDRGGKYLGQTGVTLPRT encoded by the coding sequence ATGAGCATCAAATCCGATAAGTGGATTCGCCGGATGTCCGAGCAGCACGGCATGATCGAACCGTTCGAAAGCGGGCAGGTTCGTGAATCCGAGAAAGGCCGGGTTATCTCCTACGGCACCTCGAGTTACGGTTACGACGTGCGTTGCAGCAACGAATTCAAGATCTTCACCAACGTCCACTCCGCGACGGTCGATCCCAAGAATTTTGATGACAACAGCTTCGTAAACTACACCGGTGACGTTTGCATCATTCCACCGAATTCCTTTGCTCTGGCTCGCACCGTGGAGTATTTTCGTATTCCCCGCAGCGTGCTCACCATCTGCCTCGGAAAGTCCACCTACGCCCGTTGCGGCATCATCGTCAACGTGACGCCGCTCGAGCCCGAGTGGGAAGGCCAGGTAACCCTTGAGTTCTCCAACACCACCAACCTGCCGGCGAAGATCTACGCCAACGAAGGCGTGGCGCAGATGCTGTTCTTCGAGTCCGATGAGATCTGTGAAACCAGCTACAAAGACCGTGGTGGCAAGTACCTGGGCCAGACCGGCGTCACCCTGCCGCGGACATGA
- a CDS encoding YjaG family protein has protein sequence MNANQFLKAVSQLQGWRECAFLLALSERSFPNYALFADAVGLKTGGKMRQLLDLAWDMLQKDTAESAIPQLLAKLESLSPDVDAYDAYGVYPAFDFCQLLEQALLNRLNPTKHRATDASQMATGTVMSFVELSEGDELDEDELVRLLEQHPLMKEDKTFQRDIVLALKRQRTPTEQFVDKLRGDAANDGVSNLGISLTE, from the coding sequence ATGAACGCTAACCAGTTCCTGAAAGCCGTTTCCCAGCTGCAGGGATGGCGCGAATGCGCCTTCCTGCTGGCGCTTTCCGAGCGCTCTTTCCCCAATTATGCGCTATTTGCCGATGCGGTCGGCCTGAAGACGGGTGGCAAGATGCGGCAGCTGCTGGATCTGGCGTGGGACATGCTGCAGAAGGACACGGCGGAATCCGCCATTCCCCAGCTACTGGCCAAGCTTGAATCCCTGTCCCCGGACGTTGACGCCTACGATGCCTATGGGGTGTATCCGGCATTCGATTTCTGCCAACTGCTGGAGCAGGCCTTGCTGAATCGCCTGAACCCGACCAAGCACCGGGCGACAGATGCCTCTCAAATGGCCACCGGTACCGTGATGAGCTTCGTCGAACTGTCAGAGGGCGATGAGCTGGATGAAGATGAGCTGGTGCGCCTGCTTGAGCAGCACCCGCTGATGAAAGAGGACAAGACTTTCCAGCGGGACATCGTGCTGGCACTGAAACGCCAGCGCACGCCCACGGAGCAGTTTGTCGACAAACTGCGGGGCGATGCCGCCAACGACGGCGTCAGTAATCTGGGTATTTCCCTGACCGAATAA
- a CDS encoding valine--pyruvate transaminase yields MKLSAFGRKFTADAGITSLMDDLGNAMASGDDMIMMGGGNPGHIPEIQQRVQEILAGMSQNEGDVRRLVGIYDPPQGEKQFIGALVDLLNREYGWGLEPENIALTNGSQAAFFMLFNMFGGDYGNGQRKHILLPLAPEYIGYADAGIEPGLFHAVQPDISFTDAHEFKYRVDFDAVEVTGETGAICVSRPTNPTGNVVTDEELARLEALAREHDVPLIVDGAYGTPFPSLLFVDATPTWNDQIILCLSLSKLGLPAARTGIVIAAKPVIKALSGINAIMNLATGSFGAMLADPLVRSGEILSLSRDVVCPFYKAKMEKAVAVFREAMGEDTCRWYIHKPEGAMFLWLWFPDLPITSLELYQRLKARGVLVVSGHYFFPGLPEDDWRHRHECLRVTYSQDDDRVAEGLRIIADEVKAVWAEASGLS; encoded by the coding sequence ATGAAGCTCTCTGCGTTTGGTCGCAAGTTTACAGCCGATGCCGGCATAACCTCGCTGATGGATGACCTGGGCAATGCCATGGCATCCGGCGATGACATGATCATGATGGGTGGCGGGAACCCCGGCCACATACCTGAAATCCAGCAACGGGTTCAGGAAATTCTGGCGGGCATGAGTCAGAACGAGGGTGACGTCCGGCGCCTGGTCGGAATTTACGATCCCCCTCAGGGCGAGAAGCAATTCATTGGTGCGCTTGTGGACCTATTGAATCGCGAGTATGGCTGGGGTCTTGAGCCGGAGAACATTGCCCTTACCAACGGCAGTCAGGCCGCCTTCTTCATGCTGTTCAACATGTTTGGCGGCGATTACGGCAATGGTCAGCGTAAGCATATCCTGTTGCCCCTGGCGCCTGAGTACATCGGTTACGCGGATGCCGGTATCGAGCCGGGGCTGTTTCACGCGGTTCAGCCCGATATCTCGTTCACCGATGCCCACGAATTCAAGTACCGGGTCGACTTTGACGCCGTCGAAGTCACTGGTGAGACCGGTGCCATCTGTGTCTCGCGCCCCACCAATCCCACTGGCAATGTGGTTACCGACGAGGAGTTGGCCCGGCTCGAAGCCCTGGCCCGGGAGCACGATGTGCCGCTGATTGTCGACGGTGCCTACGGTACGCCGTTTCCCAGCCTGTTGTTTGTCGATGCCACGCCAACCTGGAACGACCAGATCATACTGTGTCTGAGTCTCTCGAAGCTCGGGTTGCCTGCTGCCCGGACCGGTATCGTGATTGCTGCAAAGCCGGTGATCAAAGCGCTGTCAGGCATCAACGCCATTATGAACCTGGCAACTGGCAGTTTCGGCGCCATGCTGGCGGATCCGTTGGTACGCTCTGGTGAGATCCTGTCCCTGAGTCGGGATGTAGTCTGCCCGTTCTATAAGGCGAAAATGGAGAAGGCAGTTGCCGTGTTCCGGGAAGCCATGGGGGAGGATACCTGTCGTTGGTATATTCACAAGCCGGAAGGGGCGATGTTCCTCTGGTTGTGGTTCCCGGATTTGCCCATCACCAGTCTGGAGTTGTATCAGCGTCTAAAGGCGCGCGGTGTGCTGGTGGTGTCCGGTCATTATTTCTTTCCGGGTCTGCCCGAGGATGACTGGAGGCATCGGCATGAATGCCTGCGGGTGACCTATTCCCAGGACGATGATCGGGTAGCCGAAGGGCTGCGGATCATTGCAGACGAAGTCAAAGCGGTGTGGGCCGAGGCCAGTGGCCTGTCCTAG
- a CDS encoding DUF3108 domain-containing protein — translation MHLIRLTAKILPPGATTVLLLGTLSLPSLAEEPGSELVPYQVTYTASMNKGVSLNGTAKRTLSDQGNGVWLYRTDVDSFIADIDESLVLKWEDSRVVPLRYRYRLSGFLIKDREQSIDFDWDAGIATGEYKGKAFELELMDGALDPLGFQLQLSQDIKSGKRDLSYHVIDGGDYDHDRFAVLDREPLKTERGSIPTLKAEKVRDKSSKRETLMWFAPDEDFLLVRLLQVEPDGSSYELRLNRAEVGG, via the coding sequence ATGCATTTGATTCGACTGACCGCAAAGATACTGCCCCCCGGGGCGACAACGGTATTGCTCCTGGGGACATTGAGCCTCCCGAGCCTGGCGGAGGAGCCCGGCTCCGAACTCGTACCCTATCAGGTCACTTACACCGCCTCGATGAACAAAGGCGTATCCCTCAACGGCACCGCCAAGCGTACGCTCAGCGACCAAGGCAATGGGGTCTGGCTGTACCGCACCGATGTCGATTCCTTTATTGCCGATATTGATGAGTCCCTGGTGCTCAAATGGGAGGACAGCCGGGTTGTCCCGCTACGCTACCGCTATCGGCTATCAGGCTTCCTTATCAAGGATCGGGAACAATCCATTGATTTTGACTGGGACGCCGGAATCGCCACCGGAGAATACAAGGGCAAGGCTTTTGAACTGGAGTTGATGGACGGAGCGCTGGACCCTCTGGGCTTCCAGCTGCAACTAAGCCAGGACATCAAGTCCGGCAAGCGTGATCTGTCTTACCATGTGATCGATGGTGGTGACTACGACCACGACCGCTTTGCCGTTCTCGACCGGGAACCCCTGAAAACTGAACGCGGGTCCATCCCGACACTGAAAGCGGAAAAAGTAAGGGACAAGTCCTCAAAACGCGAAACACTGATGTGGTTCGCGCCCGACGAGGATTTCCTGCTGGTGCGCCTTCTGCAGGTTGAACCTGACGGCAGCAGTTACGAGCTCAGGCTGAACCGAGCCGAGGTGGGGGGCTAG
- the purN gene encoding phosphoribosylglycinamide formyltransferase, translating into MKADQTPLPRILILASGSGTNLQALIEASRERDFPGQICAVGSNRPNAFALERAAQANIETFSVDHTKYDSREAFDGALMAEIRRHNPDLLVLAGFMRILTTDFVRAFRGKLLNIHPSLLPKYTGLNTHQRVLDAGDTHHGVSVHFVTEELDGGPVIAQAEVAVAPDDTAETLAERVQEREHILYPIVVRWFCEGRIQLGSDYVLFDGELLSSPMRLPDN; encoded by the coding sequence ATGAAGGCAGACCAGACTCCCCTGCCCCGCATCCTGATTCTGGCTTCCGGCAGCGGCACCAACCTTCAGGCCCTGATTGAGGCCAGCCGGGAGCGGGACTTTCCCGGCCAGATCTGCGCCGTTGGCAGCAACCGCCCGAACGCTTTTGCGCTCGAACGGGCCGCCCAGGCCAACATCGAGACGTTTTCGGTTGATCACACAAAATACGACTCACGGGAGGCGTTCGACGGCGCGCTGATGGCGGAAATCCGACGTCACAACCCGGACCTTCTGGTACTGGCGGGTTTCATGCGCATCCTGACCACCGATTTCGTCCGCGCGTTCCGAGGCAAGTTGCTGAACATTCACCCGTCACTGCTTCCCAAATACACCGGTCTCAATACCCATCAGCGGGTACTGGATGCCGGAGACACCCATCATGGCGTGTCGGTCCACTTTGTCACCGAAGAGCTGGATGGCGGCCCGGTGATCGCACAGGCCGAGGTGGCCGTCGCGCCGGACGATACCGCCGAGACCCTGGCAGAACGCGTACAGGAGAGAGAACACATCCTGTACCCGATTGTCGTGCGCTGGTTCTGCGAGGGACGTATCCAACTGGGCAGCGATTACGTCCTGTTCGATGGCGAGCTGCTGAGCAGCCCCATGCGCCTCCCTGATAACTGA